A genomic region of Corticium candelabrum chromosome 22, ooCorCand1.1, whole genome shotgun sequence contains the following coding sequences:
- the LOC134197108 gene encoding uncharacterized protein LOC134197108, with protein sequence MPTSFRGNAATFFLLMVSRLDVWAQKRRRQRRLVRRRQRGVLLVLLCLLQCVLKVVARMRPTGRTLWIKPRESRWWDRMLAEASDTDWRENFRMSRGTFMSLCNDIRHLITKKSTHLRVPISPEKRLALTLYRLAGSEYYRTVSNLFGVGVSTASTISNEVCQAIVSHLSGQYVQMPQGDRLKKVIERFRNIGHGFPQIGGAVDGSHIPIKSPPLNPACYINRKGFHSIILQAVVDSFLYFNDICIGWPGRVHDARVLANSRLFAVAERAGTAFPGSETVVCNGARIPVLILGDPAYPLKSWLMKAYPESANMRESEKSFNYKLSCARIAVERAFGLLKGRWRILLNQQETDINNVQVVVIACCTLHNYCLAHNEINNDYSETETICDLESGLAAIGRRDMAAPAIQDNIRDYLDI encoded by the exons ATGCCAACTTCGTTTCGTGGCAATGCGGCTACCTTCTTTCTGCTAATGGTTTCGCGGTTAGACGTTTGGGCTCAGAAAAGGAGGCGTCAGAGGAGGCTCGTTCGCCGTCGGCAACGAGGGGTCCTTCTCGTTTTACTCTGTTTACTCCAGTGTGTTCTAAAAGTGGTAGCTAGAATGCGTCCCACCGGTCGAACATTATGGATCAAACCGAGAGAATCAAGGTGGTGGGACAGAATGCTTGCGGAAGCATCAGATACTGATTGGAGAGAGAATTTCAGGATGTCAAGAGGAACTTTCATGAG TCTGTGCAATGATATACGACATCTGATCACGAAGAAGTCCACCCACTTGAGAGTCCCTATATCGCCAGAGAAGAGACTAGCCTTGACTTTATACAGGTTGGCTGGCAGTGAATATTATAGGACTGTCTCAAACTTGTTTGGCGTTGGTGTGTCAACTGCTAGCACTATTTCCAATGAAGTATGTCAGGCAATCGTTTCCCACTTGAGTGGTCAGTATGTCCAGATGCCACAAGGAGATCGCTTGAAGAAAGTCATTGAACGGTTCAGAAATATTGGTCATGGGTTCCCTCAAATTGGTGGAGCAGTAGATGGGTCACACATACCTATTAAAAGTCCACCTCTCAATCCAGCCTGTTATATCAATCGTAAAGGGTTTCACTCAATTATACTTCAAGCTGTGGTAGATTCATTTCTTTACTTCAACGATATCTGTATTGGCTGGCCAGGACGAGTCCACGATGCTCGTGTTCTTGCTAACAGTCGCCTCTTTGCAGTTGCTGAACGTGCTGGAACAGCCTTTCCTGGAAGTGAGACTGTTGTCTGTAATGGTGCTCGAATACCTGTTTTAATTCTGGGAGATCCAGCCTACCCTTTGAAAAGTTGGCTAATGAAAGCATATCCCGAGAGCGCCAATATGAGGGAGTCTGAAAAAAGTTTCAACTACAAACTGAGTTGTGCTCGAATCGCAGTGGAAAGGGCATTTGGGCTACTCAAAGGTAGGTGGCGAATTCTGTTAAATCAGCAAGAGACTGACATCAACAACGTTCAAGTAGTCGTTATTGCTTGCTGTACCTTACATAACTATTGTTTGGCACACAATGAAATCAACAATGACTACAGTGAAACTGAAACAATATGTGATCTTGAATCAGGATTGGCAGCTATTGGAAGGAGAGATATGGCGGCACCAGCAATCCAAGATAATATCAGAGACTATTTAGATATATAG
- the LOC134197714 gene encoding uncharacterized protein LOC134197714: MAGSYRTGDTFRHYQALGQLTVDSQEPLQTAETTDQYPLGWNPSGASQETSQEQEASQEQTDHQIDQRVENSGRQGRKRKSRQFSYEETTCLINLWSHSRIQNLLTKPGSKSKIWQEISQDLAKHKFIRTPEQCKEKINNLKKDYRLVKDRVRRSGEGNTTSDFAYYDAMDMVLGDCPSVSPTNVYESSDGICTLLSSSLVASPYDSTQTGAECVSRNSSGTPPDCSDQSPCFSETPASSSRHHTPPSAPPSAPPSAPKIRKRQESSGLDRVVNELTQFGEKIVDLMSRMEDADREREERERREAERRDAFLLNALRILTGQQMEEPDNANQ; the protein is encoded by the coding sequence ATGGCGGGAAGCTACCGAACTGGCGATACGTTTCGGCACTATCAAGCCTTGGGTCAACTCACCGTTGATAGCCAGGAGCCTCTACAAACTGCAGAGACAACTGATCAGTATCCCCTAGGCTGGAATCCGTCTGGAGCCAGTCAAGAAACCAGTCAAGAACAGGAAGCCAGTCAAGAGCAAACTGACCATCAAATTGATCAACGTGTAGAAAATTCTGGAAGACaaggaagaaagagaaagtctCGTCAATTTTCTTATGAAGAAACGACGTGCCTCATCAACCTGTGGTCACACTCGCGAATACAGAATCTCCTGACAAAGCCTGGTAGCAAGAGCAAAATATGGCAGGAAATATCACAAGATCTAGCCAAACATAAGTTCATCAGAACACCAGAGCagtgcaaagaaaaaataaataatctAAAAAAAGATTACAGACTGGTCAAGGATCGAGTAAGAAGAAGTGGAGAAGGAAATACAACAAGTGATTTTGCGTACTATGATGCTATGGACATGGTGTTAGGtgactgtccatctgtgtcaCCTACTAATGTATACGAGTCTTCTGATGGTATCTGTACATTATTGTCCTCTTCCTTAGTTGCCTCTCCGTACGACTCTACTCAAACAGGAGCTGAATGTGTATCCAGAAATAGCAGTGGTACACCTCCAGATTGCAGTGACCAAAGCCCATGCTTCTCTGAAACACCTGCCAGTTCTAGTAGGCACCATACCCCTCCTAGTGCACCTCCTAGTGCACCTCCTAGTGCACCCAAAATACgaaaaagacaagaaagcagTGGCCTTGATAGAGTTGTGAATGAACTTACTCAATTTGGGGAAAAGATCGTGGATTTGATGTCAAGGATGGAAGATgctgacagagagagagaagagcgAGAGAGAAGAGAGGCTGAACGAAGAGATGCATTCTTGCTCAATGCATTACGAATTCTTACAGGACAACAAATGGAAGAACCTGACAATGCAAACCAGTAG